The Methanomassiliicoccales archaeon DNA segment TCAAGGTCATTGATCCAAAAGGCGATGTTGAACATACTGCAGCAGAAGGCAACGGACCGGTGAACGCTCTCGATCGCGCACTGCGGAAGGCGCTTACAAGATTCTTTCCAGAGATCCGTGAAATGAGGCTTATCGACTACAAAGTTAGGGTCATTGACACAAAATTGGCGACTGCGGCGAAGGTTCGAGTCCTTATTAAGTCTACTGACGGAAATAAAACATGGACGACGATCGGCGTGTCAACGAACATCATCGAGGCGAGTCTTATGGCTCTTCTAGACTCAATCGAATATAAGTTATTGGAAGAAAAGGAATCGAATGAGTTGTAGGTTAGGAGACACTGACGAAAGAGCGCATGGTGCAGGAGCACAAACACCGTTAGGTCGTCAGCTCATGCTCTGGTCGTTTACAGACTAACCCGAAAACTTGGGTGAACGAAAGAAACTCGTCTAAACTTTCTAAGGGTTTTATTGAAACTGAAGCATTGCATATGTCTAAAGGAATGGGAAATAACAGGATAGTCCGCCAACCAAATCTAGGAACTGATCTCAATATTGATGGCATAAAAAAATCCGCATCCGTTTATGATCTCGGAGAGTCCATGATGGCCAGCAGGCAATAACAGACTGTATTTGATGTGTTGCTGGAACAATTTGATTAATTTCTTTTCCGTGGTTTGCTTTTCAATTTTTTTTCCTATAGCAAATCGATACACTCAAAGGGTTGCATTATAGTTATAATCAAGGCAATGGATAGCGGCGATTAAATGGTAAGGGAATTCATACTTTATTCACGAACTGGAAAAACGGATGGGAATTTCAAGGATCTTTATGAAGCTGGAAGGCTCGATGTCGTTCATCAATGCATCTTAATGGCGATTTACGAATCTTACGCATCAAGAAAAGATGTGATTTTTCACGCAATCTTGAACGGTCCTCCAGACCCTCCAAAGGAACTCCTCGTCGAGAGCAATCAACTACAGGATGCCCCGCCTCAGGAGAGGAATTGGGAGAATCTCATTAAAAAGGTGCTCTCGGGAAAGTCCCATCCTGGAATTACTGTGAAGAAGAATAGTTTTCAAGCCCTCATTAAAACTAAACGCAATGTATTTGTCCTCGAGAAAAAAGGCAAAGACATTTGGGAAATAGAAATTGGCGAAGATCCTGTTTTCGTTTTGGGCGATCAAATCGGGCTTCCGAAGAACGAGGAAAGATTCGCATTGAGAAGGGGGATAAAGATTTCTCTAGGGGAAAGAGAATACACATCAGCGCAATGTATCTGCATTCTTAATTATGTTCTAGATCGCCTTGAGAAGTCGTCGTGAGAGATTATTGAATCGTTAATATTCCAGATTTCTATTTTGTCGGACCAATGAGTATTTTCATACAATCTTCTGTGTTTGAACAAAACACCATTCAAGGTCTTATGATTGTACCCTCGTAATGATCTTCATCAGATTCGAGAAGACAATTGAATTCAAAAAGATAACGAAAAGACATGGATTTGATCTTGCTTCTTCGCAATATTCTTGATGGCCCCATTGATAAGATTTGGACTTGGAGGTTGGCCTAATTCGCAGATTTTGATACCGATGAAAGGTATTTTGCTTGG contains these protein-coding regions:
- the trmY gene encoding tRNA (pseudouridine(54)-N(1))-methyltransferase TrmY is translated as MVREFILYSRTGKTDGNFKDLYEAGRLDVVHQCILMAIYESYASRKDVIFHAILNGPPDPPKELLVESNQLQDAPPQERNWENLIKKVLSGKSHPGITVKKNSFQALIKTKRNVFVLEKKGKDIWEIEIGEDPVFVLGDQIGLPKNEERFALRRGIKISLGEREYTSAQCICILNYVLDRLEKSS